The Clupea harengus unplaced genomic scaffold, Ch_v2.0.2, whole genome shotgun sequence genome contains a region encoding:
- the LOC122130551 gene encoding E3 ubiquitin/ISG15 ligase TRIM25-like, translating to MASASVFQDEFCCSICLDLLTDPVTVTCGHSFCLKCITGCWDQADHKGVYSCPQCRETFTPRPVLRRSTLLADVVEKLRKIEVQSDHTAPSNAGPDDVECDFCTGRKHKAIKSCLSCMGSYCEVHIQPHYQVACLKKHKLVNASSRLQEKICSQHDRIIEVFCRTDQKLICMLCSMDGHNGHKTVSAIAERTEKQKKLLEMKWDNQMWIQQKEKEVQKVKGL from the exons atGGCCAGTGCTTCAGTGTTTCAGGATGAGTTCTGCTGTTCTATCTGTCTGGATCTTCTGACGGACCCGGTGACTGTtacctgtggacacagtttctgttTGAAGTGTATTACAGGATGCTGGGATCAGGCAGACCATAAGGGTgtttacagctgcccccagtgcagagagACCTTCACTCCTAGACCAGTTCTTCGCAGAAGcacattgctggctgatgttgtgGAGAAGCTGAGGAAGATAGAAGTCCAGTCTGATCACACAGCTCCTTCCAACGCCGGACCAGACGATGTGGAGTGTGATttctgcactgggagaaaacaCAAAGCCATCAAGTCGTGTCTATCATGCATGGGCTCTTACTGTGAGGTTCACATCCAGCCTCACTATCAAGTGGCCTGTCTGAAAAAGCACAAGCTAGTGAATGCCTCCTCACGGCTACAAGAGAAGATCTGCTCACAACACGACAGGATCATTGAGGTGTTTTGTCGCACAGATCAGAAGTTGATATGTATGCTCTGTTCAATGGACGGCCACAATGGACACAAAACTGTCTCCGCTATAGCAGAACGAACTGAGAAGCAG AAAAAGTTGTTGGAGATGAAGTGGGATAACCAGATGTGGATCcaacagaaggagaaggaggtgcaGAAGGTGAAAGGGCTTTGA
- the LOC122130549 gene encoding E3 ubiquitin/ISG15 ligase TRIM25-like, whose amino-acid sequence MASASVFQDEFCCSICLDLMKDPVTVTCGHSFCLNCITGCWDQENHKGVYSCPQCRETFTPRPVLRRSTLLADVVEKLKKTEVQSDHTAPSNAGPDDVECDFCTGRKHKAIKSCLTCMGSYCEVHIQSHYQVACLKKHKLVNASSRLQEKICSQHGKIIEVFCRTDQKLICMLCSMDDHNGHKTVSAIAERTEKQKQLLEMKRDNQRRIQQKEKEVEEVKQEKKYLQASAQKADEDTDWIFTELINFMEKKRSEAKESIRTEEKAEVSRADGLLKELELEIARLKNRDAEMDQLQPIEDPIDFLQSFQPHLTSSSVAKNLPKATLETDFSFSEVMKSVSPSLNEKTKQFLQDILKVTGFRKGDTVRLKYPETVAKTLRCDIRSGYNQHSYDITVSGVGEVTEPDTVTVKFPELPRWKGSSSELELVFAINNDDHDEDEDDYDLLYLFFP is encoded by the exons atGGCCAGTGCTTCAGTGTTTCAGGATGAGTTCTGCTGTTCTATCTGTCTGGATCTGATGAAGGATCCGGTGACTGTtacctgtggacacagtttctgttTGAACTGTATTACGGGGTGCTGGGATCAGGAAAACCATAAGGGTgtttacagctgcccccagtgcagagagACCTTCACTCCTAGACCTGTTCTTCGCAGAAGcacattgctggctgatgttgtggagaagctgaagaagacagaagtcCAGTCTGATCACACGGCTCCTTCCAACGCTGGACCAGACGATGTGGAGTGTGATTTCTGTACTGGGAGAAAACACAAAGCCATTAAGTCGTGTCTAACATGCATGGGATCTTACTGTGAGGTTCACATCCAATCTCATTATCAAGTGGCCTGTCTGAAAAAGCACAAGCTAGTGAATGCCTCCTCACGGCTACAAGAGAAGATCTGCTCACAACACGGCAAGATCATTGAGGTGTTTTGTCGCACAGATCAGAAGTTAATATGTATGCTCTGTTCAATGGACGACCACAACGGACACAAGACTGTCTCCGCTATAGCAGAACGAACTGAGAAGCAG AAACAGTTgttggagatgaagagggataaCCAGAGGCGGATccagcagaaggagaaggaggtggaggaggtgaaacAAGAAAAGAAGTATCTGCAG GCCTCTGCACAAAAAGCTGATGAGGACACAGATTGGATCTTCACAGAGCTGATCAACTTCATGGAGAAAAAACGCTCTGAGGCGAAAGAGTCGATCAGAACTGAAGAGAAGGCAGAGGTGAGTCGAGCTGACGGACTCCTGAAAGAACTGGAGCTGGAGATCGCTAGGCTAAAGAACAGAGATGCTGAGATGGACCAACTCCAGCCAATTGAGGACCCCATTGATTTCCTCCAG AGTTTCCAgccacacctcacctcctcatCTGTGGCTAAGAACCTTCCTAAGGCTACTCTTGAAACAGATTTCTCCTTCAGCGAAGTGATGAAATCAGTGTCTCCGTCTctgaatgagaaaacaaaacagttccTCCAGGACATACTTAAAG TCACAGGCTTCAGGAAGGGGGACACGGTCAGACTGAAGTATCCTGAGACCGTTGCAAAGACTTTACGATGTGATATTAGGTCTGGATACAACCAACACAGTTATGACATCACTGTCAGTGGTGTGGGTGAGGTAACAG AGCCCGATACTGTGACCGTAAAGTTTCCTGAGCTTCCTCGTTGGAAAGGGAGTTCTTCTGAGCTGGAACTGGTATTCGCGATAAATAATGATGatcatgatgaagatgaagatgattatGATCTCTTATATCTTTTCTTCCCCTGA
- the LOC122130548 gene encoding E3 ubiquitin/ISG15 ligase TRIM25-like, which produces MASASVFQDEFCCSICLDLLTDPVTVTCGHSFCLKCITGCWDQEHYKGVYSCPQCRETFTPRPVLRRNTMMAEMLEKLTKTEVQSDDTAPSNAGPDDVECDFCTGRKHKAIKSCLTCMGSYCEVHIQSHFQVACLKKHKLVNASSRLQEKICSQHDRIIEVFCRTDQKLICMLCSMDDHNGHKTVSAIAERTEKQKKLLEMKRDNLRWIQQIKKEVQQVKQAKKYLQMSAQVAVEDTEKIFMEVISFMQKKRIEVKMSIRAQEGAEVSRAEGLLKQLELEIATLKNRDAKMEQLLPIEDPIDFLQSFQSHLTFSSVAKNLPKVTFETKFSFREVMKAVSPSLNEKTKQFLQDIFKGYNYYLT; this is translated from the exons ATGGCCAGTGCTTCAGTGTTTCAGGATGAGTTCTGCTGTTCTATCTGTCTGGATCTTCTGACGGACCCGGTGACTGTtacctgtggacacagtttctgttTGAAGTGTATTACAGGGTGCTGGGATCAGGAACACTATAAGGGTgtttacagctgcccccagtgcagagagACCTTCACTCCTAGACCTGTTCTTCGCAGAAACACAATGATGGCTGAAATGCTGGAGAAGCTGACGAAGACAGAAGTCCAGTCTGATGACACGGCTCCTTCCAACGCCGGACCCGACGATGTGGAGTGTGATTTCTGTACTGGGAGAAAACACAAAGCCATTAAGTCGTGTCTAACATGCATGGGATCTTACTGTGAGGTTCACATCCAATCTCATTTTCAAGTGGCCTGTCTGAAAAAGCACAAGTTGGTGAATGCTTCCTCACGGCTACAAGAGAAGATCTGCTCACAACACGACAGGATCATTGAGGTGTTTTGCCGCACAGATCAGAAGTTGATATGTATGCTCTGTTCAATGGACGACCACAACGGACACAAAACTGTCTCCGCTATAGCAGAACGAACTGAGAAGCAG AAAAAGTTgttggagatgaagagggataaCCTGAGGTGGATCCAGCAGATTAAGaaggaggtgcagcaggtgaAACAAGCAAAGAAGTATCTGCAG ATGTCTGCACAGGTAGCTGTTGAGGACACAGAGAAGATCTTCATGGAGGTGATCAGCTTCATGCAGAAAAAAAGGATTGAGGTAAAAATGTCTATCAGAGCTCAGGAAGGGGCAGAGGTGAGTCgagctgaaggactcctgaagcagctggagctggagatcgCTACGCTAAAGAACAGAGATGCTAAGATGGAGCAACTCCTACCAATTGAGGACCCCATTGATTTCCTTCAG AGTTTCCAGTCACACCTCACCTTCTCATCTGTGGCTAAGAACCTTCccaaggttacttttgaaacaAAGTTCTCCTTCCGTGAAGTGATGAAAGCAGTGTCTCCGTCTctgaatgagaaaacaaaacagttccTCCAGGACATATTTAAAG gATATAACTATTATTTAACCTAA